The DNA segment CCATAACGGTTAAGATGGCTTTGCCTTTCCAGCATCCAATGGCTATTGTTGATGAAGACTAGAAGAAAGACAAAAGTATCTTAATATTAACCCATATACTTCTGAGATTTGGTATTTGACCAAAGAGAAATGTGGTGCTTACAAACATCTTGAGGCCAACAGATGCGACCTTAATCTTCTGCCCAACCGCAAGGTGAAGCTCAAGAACATCCTTAACCAATCTTGAAACATAGTAAATCCTCTTCACGTTGCCTTTTTTCCTGAAGAACTAGGATGTACGCAGATCAATCATTTTAACAAGTACTCTTATTAAAAATCTATTGAACAAACTCCACAAGTATTGTTGTTACAAGATCACACACATACGTGTATCTCGACTGATCAATTTCTAACTACCCTTGAGACTCAAGCCAACACACACGTTGCTTGATCTCTACGTAACAACCCAAGAACCCCTTCTTGATCTTGAAGGCTAgactcttcttctcttttgtgGAAGACCTAACCTTCACTTCATGTCTCATGTCCCTTTTATACTTCTTGCCACCTTCGACTCTCGAATATTGACTTTCCTTAAATCACGTCGCCATATATTGTCTTGATATGGAAATCTCAACAACTTCCTGGATCATGCAGCTGCTCGTGTCGCTGTTTCTAGTCACGAGATGGCCGTTGAGAGGGAAAGACTCATCGTTGATGCCGTAGAATCTCTTGATCCCGTCGATCACTGTTTCATCTCTCAAGAAAACAACAGGGTCAAGGCCTTTCCACTTCCCTTTTTGCACTGGTGGTACTACTTCTTTAGTCAATTCTACAGTGCCTTCTTTGCCTGGTGCTTTCCTTCTCAAGCTTCAAGCCATTATCTGAAGCTGCTTCTTCTACAACTATTTCCTCTGTATTCTCTTCAGGTTGACTAACCACAGTATCAGAGACTTCTGCATGAGTAAACACTTATGTTGCTTATAATTACTGCTTTTCTTTGCTTCAAAGAACACATAGACACATTACGTTTACCTTCCATTTCTTAAGACCTGGTCTTCGGATAAGTTCAAGAAGCTTATCTGAGACATCTACAAGCTCAACAGAGAGCATCCACATCTCCTCAAAATCTGGATTTATACTGATTTATACAACACCAGGAACCTGCAATCCAACAAAAAAGATACCAGCAATGGAccgtaaaaaaaagaagaagtattgacgtatcaaaatgttttttttacctttCGAATTCTTCGCTTCAAGTCTCTCTCTATCACAAGTAGCCACCATGAAGCACTTATGCTGTATACAAACAAGAACAAAGTATATCAATGAAAACATAGAAAAGACTAATGACCTCTCTAACGATCCAATGGAACCTAATTAACCTCTCTAACAATCATTCAAATAGACAGGACGCTCGCTAGTTTCTAATTGTTTCCACACTATGAATATACTACACTTGTCGCCTCAAAACGTGACGGATGTTCCTTATCTCTCTCtccagtccaaacatcagaggcGTTTgtgaattcaaaaaaaaaaggcttaCATTCGATTCATGATGGCATTGCTGCTGTCCTCAACGCCAGTGTTTCAGCTTCTCCTTCAACTGGAAACACAGGAAAGAGAGCCAGTGGTCAAAGAATATTTACAAAGTGTGAAGTTGGGTTTAATTAGTTGAAATATCTATGGAAACCTGAATACTTAAACAGCTTCTCGAGTCCATGTCTTTGCATATGTTAGCAACGAAGAGGGATGGTGGTATCATTATCTTGTCTTGCGGTTGTTACACCACACATCTTACCATTGATCTGCAGTCCCAATGACCAAGAGATTCCATCAAtatatacaatttataaaaGCTACACAAACTCTGCATCAAATACTAAACTGTAGACGATTACCATTGGGTAACTGTAACAGCTTGCACAACGCACACACACAAAAGCATGGTGCTCTTCTTCCACATCCATCAGCTCTCACTCTCAAGCTCCTCCTGACCATCTCCAATCTCGCCGGCAAACTCACAAGATCCTTCCTCATCACATGATTGCACggaaacaaacaaatatatGCACATCATCATCACATGAGATTGCAAAcaagcaaaataaaaaaaaaaacattgaaaacaAGAGGGTAAAATTGTATATTTGCCAAGGATTGATAGGAATAACAAAGCGATCTCATAAGTGTAAAAGTCAAATAGAACCTAACTTCTCTAACGATCATTCAAATAGACAGGATGCTAGTTCCTAATTGTTTCTACATTATGAATATACACATAAGCTTCTTCCTTTtcaatctaagaaaatatagaatatTGCCAAGAACTGATAGGAATAACAAAATGATCTCATAAGTGTTAAGTCAAATGGAACCTAACCTCTCTAACAATCAAGTAAATGACAGGACGCTAGTTTCTAATTGTTTCCACATTATGAAGATACACATAAGCTTCTTCCATTTTCAATCTAAGCAAATATAGAATATTGCCAAGAACTGATAGAAATAACAAAATGATCTCATAAGTGTTTCCACATTATGAAGATACACATAAGCTTCTTCCATTTTCAATCTaagcaaatatataatatatgccAAGAACTGATAGAAATAACAAAGTGTTCTCATAAGTGTAAATTCAAATGGAACCTAACCTCTCTAACAATCATTCAAATAGACAGGATGTTAGTTTCTAATTGTTTTCACATTATGAATACATAAAGCTTCTTCCATTTTCAATCAAAGTAAATATAGAATATTTGCCAAGAACTGATAGAAATAACAAAGTGATCTCATAAGTGTAAAAGTCAAATGGAACATAAGCTCTAACTATCAATCAAATGATGGGACGCTAGTTTCTAATTGTTTCCACACTATGAATATACACATAAGCTTCTTCCTTTCTCAATCCAAGTAAATATAGAAtctccccaaaaaaaaaaagatttgaaaaaaacagaaaaagaacgAAATTAGGTACCTTGAGCAATGGGGATTCTCATCTTTTCTTCCACCATCTGTTATCTCTTGAATCTTCTTGGCAAACTTCTTCCTCTTTCACCTTAACTCTTTGCTGCAGAGAAACAAAACACCAACCAAACAGTCAGGACTCACTCAATTTCTACAATAATCCGtaaatttttcaatatttttgatCAGAGAAACTCATACCTCTCAGTTCTGAATTTCAATGAAGTGATCTTAACCTGCTTCTTCTTTGATTTTCTGCTTCCTTCCCACTCTCAAATCACTGAAACACCATCAGATCAAACAAGTCAGAAGACTATAAAACTAACAGATATTGAGTCACCAACGAGCTAATCTAGTATTGTTGCTGGCTGGCTGCTGTCCAGGACCGAAGAATTGGGGTCAAAGACCAATTCATTTGGATTGTAATGGAGTGTAGTGTAGACTGTGTAGTTTAGATTGAATgaagaagaatatatatatatatagatcggGGAAAATAATGTTACCGTTACGTTACGGCTAGTCATTAATCTAGAGTCTTTTGGTTGccttttcttaaattatttagTTACGTTTCGACATTAATCTAGAGTCTTTTGGTTgcctttttaaattatttgataatctTTTCCCTTGGATGATAAATGCAATTTAAGAGAATGCCACAACCCATTAAATTTTTTAAGCAAGTAGTTTACTCGATACAGTGAATCCTTTAATATTAGCTCTCGGATCAAAACTTTTGCTTGATAGAATATGCTTATATTTCTAGGGATactctaattatattttaaattctgaaaaatgcatttttttttttcatttttcttaaacTACACTTTCTTGCATGTCATAAGACATTTTGTCAAACAAACAGTCTTCAGTTATGTTAGTTTTCAACTTCAAGCCGTCTCCATTGATATTACAGCTACAAATGCAAGTCTTTGTCCTAACAAGCAACTTTTTTGTAATAAAGCAAAACTCATTCATTAAACTGATAGTAAGAAAGACGCAATATAATAACAATAGCTTTTGATTTGAAATACATGAATGAAACTAACAGTCTTGAGTTTATCTTAATGATGTTTAAGCTTTAAGCTGTCTCCATATTACTACTACTACCAGCATTTTCTTTCTGTTTCTTACATTCCATCAGCAAGCAAGTTTCTGGATGAGTTGGTCGCAGTCCACTGTCGTCACCATAACGGTTAAGCTGGCTTTGCCTTTCCAGCATCCAATGGCTACTGTTGATGAACTCACTTTGACTGCTTCAGACCCGTCCTTCTGAGTACCTGTAACAACCAAGAACCCGTTAAAAACATATCCAACATGACTATCTTCTTAACTTAACAATGAAACACACACCATCAACAAGAACAACAACGCAGTATCCCTCAGCTACTTCTGCTGCTTTCTGGCCAAACTGTGGATGAACAAAATCTGTGAACTTGATGGATTTGTATTGCAGGAGACTCTTGAAATCCACCATTGTTGCGTAAAGTAACTGCTTGGTCATGTAGGGAAGGATCACAGGCAATCCCTCTGAAGTTATCCGGAATGAGCAAGAGCCAGCTTCACATTCTCTTGCTGATTGTTTCTCCTGCGTTTTTGACCAGTTAAAAACTTAGCAAGACCCATACTTCTTAGATTtggtatataaaataaaaatgtggtGCTTACAAACATCTTGAGGCCAACAGATGCGACCTTAATCTTCTCCCCAGTTGCAAGATTAAGCTCAAGAACATCCTTAACCGATCTTGAAACATAGTAAATCCTCTTCACGTTGCCTTTGGTGCTCGTGTCGCTGTTTCTAGTCACGAGATGGCCGTTGAGAGGGAAAGACTCATCATTGATGCCGTAGAAACTCTTGATCCCGTTGATCACTGTTTCATCTCTCAAGAAAACAACAGGGTCAAGGCCTTTCCACTTCCCTTTCACTGGTAGTGGCACTTCTTTGCTGGTGCTTTCCTTCTCAAGCTTCAAGCCATTGTCTGAAGCTGCTTCTTCTTGTACAACTATCTCCTCTTTATTCTCAGATGAGTTTCTGCCTCTGGTATACCTTCTCTTCTCCTGAAAATCTgcaagaaaattaatattaaagaaTCAATTAGAGAGGTAAAGCACTTTCAAAAGATCTTAAAACTCACCTGGTAGAGATGAAACTTTGTGAAGCACTGCGATAAAGAACCCCCCAGTGTTCTGATCATGAGGCACTATCCTCACACAACGTTCAAGAGGAAGATCACAGACTTCCACTTCCTCAGCTGATTCATCAGAAGCTATTTCTCCAGAGCTGCTTCCGCCACCTGCTGTTGAGTCTTTATCGCTTTTACCAGAAGGGAACATGCTTCTTAGAACTCCGTCTCTCTGCACTTTTGGAACATCTTTGTAAGATCTATACCAGCCACCTCTATCATGCACCTGAATCCCCACATACACAAGCATGAGTGAACACTTATGTTTTTGCTTCAAAGAACACATAGACACATTACGTTTACCTTCCATTTCTTAAGACCTGGTCTACGGATAAGTTCAGGAAGCTTATCTGAGACATCTACAAGCTCAACAGAGCTTCCACATCTCCTCAGAATCTGAACAAATATAATCAATCAGCATCCAGAAAAACAGGCTtatagagaaagaagaaaaagaaagtaatgAATTACTTCAGCAACAACAGCTTCATCTTCAATTGGGTTCATTGAGCAGGTTGAGTATACCATTCTCCCACCAACTTTTAGCAGAGACAAACCTGAAAGCCAGAGAGTGTATATATAAATCCAAACATAAGATTCTGCAAGTCAGGTCATCTGAGAAATAAAAACTTACCTCTCATGGCTATCACAACTTGTAGGCTATGAAGTCCATTCCCTGATCCAGAGTTCCTGtgcagaaataaataaatattaaaaaaaaacaaagcaagtggaataaaaaaaatgtgaaagCTTATAGATTTGGAGACCATCTTCGCCATATGTCTGGAGCCTTGCGCAGAGTTCCATCACCACTACAGGGTACATCGCATAAGACACGATCAAACAGAAGCTGATCAATGGACAAGGCTCTCTTAGAGTTGCAGTTTGGGAAATGTTGACCTTCATTGTTAGTA comes from the Brassica rapa cultivar Chiifu-401-42 chromosome A01, CAAS_Brap_v3.01, whole genome shotgun sequence genome and includes:
- the LOC103854554 gene encoding RNA cytosine-C(5)-methyltransferase NSUN2 isoform X2, which gives rise to MGRGRRHRGRSHRNQSEDSRETAPKPLKPDAPFDSTIQNRTWSNLDFEEYYKEQRIVRAEEWDSFIEILRKPLPAAFRVNSNGQFCDEILSMLENDFVKSLQAEAVESGEVEAIKPLPWYPKSLAWHSNFSRKEIRKNQTLERFHEFLKLETEVGNMTRQEAVSMVPPLFLDVHPDHFVLDMCAAPGSKTFQLLEIIHESAEPGSLPNGMVVANDVDYKRSNLLIHQTKRTCTTNLIVTNNEGQHFPNCNSKRALSIDQLLFDRVLCDVPCSGDGTLRKAPDIWRRWNSGSGNGLHSLQVVIAMRGLSLLKVGGRMVYSTCSMNPIEDEAVVAEILRRCGSSVELVDVSDKLPELIRRPGLKKWKVHDRGGWYRSYKDVPKVQRDGVLRSMFPSGKSDKDSTAGGGSSSGEIASDESAEEVEVCDLPLERCVRIVPHDQNTGGFFIAVLHKVSSLPDFQEKRRYTRGRNSSENKEEIVVQEEAASDNGLKLEKESTSKEGTVELTKEVVPPVQKGKWKGLDPVVFLRDETVIDGIKRFYGINDESFPLNGHLVTRNSDTSSCMIQEVVEISISRQYMAT
- the LOC103854554 gene encoding RNA cytosine-C(5)-methyltransferase NSUN2 isoform X1, with product MGRGRRHRGRSHRNQSEDSRETAPKPLKPDAPFDSTIQNRTWSNLDFEEYYKEQRIVRAEEWDSFIEILRKPLPAAFRVNSNGQFCDEILSMLENDFVKSLQAEAVESGEVEAIKPLPWYPKSLAWHSNFSRKEIRKNQTLERFHEFLKLETEVGNMTRQEAVSMVPPLFLDVHPDHFVLDMCAAPGSKTFQLLEIIHESAEPGSLPNGMVVANDVDYKRSNLLIHQTKRTCTTNLIVTNNEGQHFPNCNSKRALSIDQLLFDRVLCDVPCSGDGTLRKAPDIWRRWNSGSGNGLHSLQVVIAMRGLSLLKVGGRMVYSTCSMNPIEDEAVVAEILRRCGSSVELVDVSDKLPELIRRPGLKKWKVHDRGGWYRSYKDVPKVQRDGVLRSMFPSGKSDKDSTAGGGSSSGEIASDESAEEVEVCDLPLERCVRIVPHDQNTGGFFIAVLHKVSSLPDFQEKRRYTRGRNSSENKEEIVVQEEAASDNGLKLEKESTSKEVPLPVKGKWKGLDPVVFLRDETVINGIKSFYGINDESFPLNGHLVTRNSDTSTKGNVKRIYYVSRSVKDVLELNLATGEKIKVASVGLKMFEKQSARECEAGSCSFRITSEGLPVILPYMTKQLLYATMVDFKSLLQYKSIKFTDFVHPQFGQKAAEVAEGYCVVVLVDGTQKDGSEAVKVSSSTVAIGCWKGKASLTVMVTTVDCDQLIQKLAC